Proteins found in one Quercus robur chromosome 2, dhQueRobu3.1, whole genome shotgun sequence genomic segment:
- the LOC126715770 gene encoding transcription factor MYB36, producing the protein MGRAPCCDKANVKKGPWSPEEDAKLKAYIDQHGTGGNWIALPQKVGLKRCGKSCRLRWLNYLRPNIKHGGFSEEEDNIICSLYISIGSRWSIIAAQLPGRTDNDIKNYWNTRLKKKLLGRRKQSNMNNMSSMGGETKDANGQEDDSYSPGLSSSAFERLQLHMQLQSLQNPLSFYNNPALWPKLHPLQEKMIQNLQSLNEFPNTPLMEHALPSPQPVQGQKVGFYESPTAAKVNELKSLHGISSSDNSVAFINENNSMDSTHVPKAKGIEQSNAGIQASLFQAEIDNFLNTKTVDFVPQEDQMAEFDCFKEMNVSKDGVLWWSTNDFDARSASLNAWESTSVLRPQQIFQEYELGYNL; encoded by the exons atggGTCGAGCTCCATGTTGTGACAAGGCAAACGTGAAGAAAGGACCATGGTCTCCTGAAGAAGATGCTAAGCTCAAAGCCTATATTGATCAGCATGGAACTGGAGGCAACTGGATTGCTCTTCCTCAAAAAGTTG GACTTAAGAGATGTGGAAAGAGTTGCAGACTGAGATGGTTGAATTACTTGAGGCCCAACATCAAGCATGGTGGATTCTCTGAAGAAGAAGACAACATCATCTGCAGCCTCTATATTAGTATTGGCAGCAg GTGGTCCATTATTGCAGCCCAACTGCCTGGAAGGACAGATAATGACATCAAGAACTACTGGAACACtagattgaagaagaaattacTCGGAAGGCGCAAACAGTCTAACATGAATAATATGTCATCCATGGGCGGTGAGACTAAAGATGCAAATGGCCAAGAAGATGATTCATATTCACCAGGATTAAGCAGCTCGGCTTTTGAAAGACTTCAACTTCATATGCAACTTCAAAGCCTTCAAAACCCTCTCTCTTTCTACAACAATCCTGCTCTGTGGCCAAAGTTGCATCCCTTGCAAGAAAAAATGATCCAAAACCTGCAATCTTTAAATGAGTTTCCTAATACCCCTCTCATGGAACATGCCTTGCCTAGTCCTCAACCTGTGCAAGGACAAAAGGTTGGCTTTTATGAATCACCAACTGCTGCTAAAGTAAATGAATTGAAGTCTTTACATGGTATATCATCCTCAGACAACTCAGTTGCCTTCATCAATGAGAACAACTCAATGGACTCCACTCATGTTCCGAAAGCAAAAGGTATAGAACAGTCTAATGCAGGAATTCAAGCTTCGTTGTTTCAAGCTGAAATAGATAACTTTCTTAATACCAAAACCGTGGATTTCGTACCACAGGAAGATCAGATGGCTGAATTTGATTGTTTCAAAGAAATGAATGTTTCAAAGGATGGCGTGCTTTGGTGGTCGACGAATGACTTCGACGCAAGATCAGCATCCTTAAACGCTTGGGAATCCACTTCTGTTCTTCGCCCTCAGCAGATATTTCAAGAGTATGAACTAGGTTACAATCTGTAG